The following nucleotide sequence is from Gemmatimonadota bacterium.
CCCAGCCGATCCGGATTGGCGTTCAGGGCCGAGGCGAGTGGGCCGGACGTGTGCTCAGGCGAAAGTATCCGCGCCTCCTCGTCCCCGGCAAGCAACGCCGTTGGGCAGCAAGCGCTATGTTGAGCAAGCCCCCCCGAGCGGTGCCTTTCGCTCGCTGAGCTGCCGCGGCAGATAGCCGTCGCACTACCCCTGTTGCAGCCGTGACAGGAGCGCGGCGTAATCCTCCGGCGTGTCGATATTCTGGTTGATCCCCGGGTCGTCCACCGCCACGTCGTGCGTGTCCGCCGCGTGCCGGGCGATGATCGAGCGGGCGCCCTCGGGCAGTTCGGTCTCCAGGATCTCGAGCAGGACGCTGCGTGCGAAGAGCGTGGGGTGCCCGGCCTGCCCGTGGCATACCGGCCGGACCACGGTCTTCCGCGTGGCGCGGAACGCCTCGATCAGAGCGCGCGCGGTCGCCTCCTGGACCAGCGGCCGGTCTACGGGCAGGACCAGGGCCGCGTCGCCGTCGGCCGGCAGGGCGTGGATGGCGAGACGCAGCGAGTCGACCTGCTCGCTGCCAGCGTGCGGGTTCAGCACGATGCCGGCACCCGCCGCGCGCGCCGCGCGGATCGCCGCGTCGTCCGCTGCATTGAGCACGGCCAGCACGCTGCGGCAGCCGGCGGCCGCCAGGACGCGTATGGCACGTTCGAGGAAGCGCTCGCCCTGAAGCTCGAGCAGCGCTTTGGCCCGGCCCATGCGCCGGGAGCGGCCGGCCGCCAGAACCACGCCGTCCACAGGGCCCTCACCGCCCATCCGGTGCTGACTGCTCGGCTGCATGGCAGCGCCTGGTCTCGTAGAAAGGTGACCTGGTCGTCCCGCGCAAGTTGCCCTTCCGCG
It contains:
- a CDS encoding nucleotidyltransferase family protein, with protein sequence MDGVVLAAGRSRRMGRAKALLELQGERFLERAIRVLAAAGCRSVLAVLNAADDAAIRAARAAGAGIVLNPHAGSEQVDSLRLAIHALPADGDAALVLPVDRPLVQEATARALIEAFRATRKTVVRPVCHGQAGHPTLFARSVLLEILETELPEGARSIIARHAADTHDVAVDDPGINQNIDTPEDYAALLSRLQQG